From Camelina sativa cultivar DH55 chromosome 5, Cs, whole genome shotgun sequence:
TCCCATGATTGATATTTCAAGGCTCTTGGCTCAGCGGGGTGTCATGGTAACAATTGTTACGACGCCTCTCAATGCAAGGAGGTTCAAAAATGTCCTGAACCGTGCCATTGAGTCTGGCTTGCCCATCAACCTAGTGCAAGTCAAGTTTCCATATCAAGAAGCTGGTTTGCAAGAAGGACAAGAGAATATCGATTCTCTAGAAACGATGGAGCGGATGGTACCGTTCTTTAAAGCGACTAACTTGCTCGAAGAACCAGTTCAGAAGCTCATTGAAGAGATGAGCCCTCGACCAAGCTGTCTAATCTCCGATATGTGTTTGCCGTATACAAGCAAAATCGCCAAGAAGTTCAATATACCAAAGATCGTCTTCCATGGCATGGGTTGCTTTTGTCTTCTGTGTGTTCACGTTGTACGCAAGAACCGTGATATCTTGGAGAATTTAAAGTCTGATGAGGAGTATTTCACTGTTCCAAATTTTCCTGATAGAGTCGAGTTTACAAGAACTCAAGTTCCGGTGGAAACATATGTTCCTGGAGAGTGGAAAGAGTTCGTGGACGTTTTGGTAGAAGCGGATAAGACATCTTATGGTGTGATAGTCAACACATTTCATGAGCTCGAGCCTGATTATGTCAAAGACTTCAAGGAGGCAAGGTCCGGTAAAGCATGGACCATTGGACCCGTTTCCTTGTGCAATAAGGCGGGAGCAGACAAAGCTGAGAGGGGAAACAAATCAGACATCGATCAAGATGAATGTCTTAAATGGCTTGATTCTAAGGAATCGGCCTCTGTGCTCTATGTTTGCCTTGGAAGTATCTGCAATNAAATTTTCCTGATAGAGTCGAGTTCACAAGACCTCAAGTTCCGGTAGAAACATATGTTCCTGGAGAGTGGACAGAGTTCGTGGACGTTTTGGTAGAAGCGGATAAGACATCTTATGGTGTGATAGTCAACACATTTCATGAGCTCGAGCCTGATTATGTCAAAGATTTCAAGGAGGCAAGGTCCGGTAAAGCATGGACCATTGGACCCGTTTCCTTGTGCAATAAGGCGGGAGCAGACAAAGCTGAGAGGGGAAACAAATCAGACATAGATCAAGATGAATGTCTTAAATGGCTTGATTCTAAGGAACCGGCCTCTGTGCTCTACGTTTGCCTTGGAAGTATCTGCAATCTTCCTCTGTCTCAACTCAAAGAGC
This genomic window contains:
- the LOC109133067 gene encoding UDP-glycosyltransferase 73C5-like isoform X2, encoding MASETTNDPYPLHFVLFPFMAQGHMIPMIDISRLLAQRGVMVTIVTTPLNARRFKNVLNRAIESGLPINLVQVKFPYQEAGLQEGQENIDSLETMERMVPFFKATNLLEEPVQKLIEEMSPRPSCLISDMCLPYTSKIAKKFNIPKIVFHGMGCFCLLCVHVVRKNRDILENLKSDEEYFTVPNFPDRVEFTRTQVPVETYVPGEWKEFVDVLVEADKTSYGVIVNTFHELEPDYVKDFKEARSGKAWTIGPVSLCNKAGADKAERGNKSDIDQDECLKWLDSKEPASVLYVCLGSICNLPLSQLKELGLGLEESQRPFIWVIRGWEKYKDLVEWFSESGFEERIKDRGLIIKGWSPQVLILSHHSVGGFLTHCGWNSTLEGITAGLPLLTWPLFADQFCNEKLVVQVLKTGVRAGVEKPMKWGEEEKIGVLVDKEGVKKAVEELMGESDDAKERRRRAKELGELAHKAVDEGGSSHSNITFLLQDIMQLAQSNN
- the LOC109133067 gene encoding UDP-glycosyltransferase 73C6-like isoform X1 produces the protein MASETTNDPYPLHFVLFPFMAQGHMIPMIDISRLLAQRGVMVTIVTTPLNARRFKNVLNRAIESGLPINLVQVKFPYQEAGLQEGQENIDSLETMERMVPFFKATNLLEEPVQKLIEEMSPRPSCLISDMCLPYTSKIAKKFNIPKIVFHGMGCFCLLCVHVVRKNRDILENLKSDEEYFTVPNFPDRVEFTRPQVPVETYVPGEWTEFVDVLVEADKTSYGVIVNTFHELEPDYVKDFKEARSGKAWTIGPVSLCNKAGADKAERGNKSDIDQDECLKWLDSKEPASVLYVCLGSICNLPLSQLKELGLGLEESQRPFIWVIRGWEKYKDLVEWFSESGFEERIKDRGLIIKGWSPQVLILSHHSVGGFLTHCGWNSTLEGITAGLPLLTWPLFADQFCNEKLVVQVLKTGVRAGVEKPMKWGEEEKIGVLVDKEGVKKAVEELMGESDDAKERRRRAKELGELAHKAVDEGGSSHSNITFLLQDIMQLAQSNN